In Pseudoliparis swirei isolate HS2019 ecotype Mariana Trench chromosome 2, NWPU_hadal_v1, whole genome shotgun sequence, the following are encoded in one genomic region:
- the osbpl6 gene encoding oxysterol-binding protein-related protein 6 isoform X2: MSHHQHYQRGPHGRTMSSEDRSSPPVNKTSTPVHKSASSSSSSQRDSRQEADSWEIIEGLKIGQSNVQRPDKHEGFMLKKRKWPLKGWHKRFFVLDNGILKYSKSPLDIQKGKLHGSIDVGLSVMSIKKRARRIDLDTEEHIYHLKVKSQDIFDAWVSKLRHHRLYRQNEIVRSPREATMRTFPPPAAQVSPKPASSVAREAQVKPSSLPWRPVAPSSISNSSLPASYSNGQSKVVAWLQESEEMDKCSEELARCQSNLTELSRLLQSLEILQRTQSAPNFTEMQTNCVELSKKEKRLNRRWRTKSVGKDAKFQLQVPLSASMSPVRLHSSNPNLCAELVDFQPPVSRLTDGVECASDYIKLQEEFCTIAQNVHSLLKSAFNTVAIEKEKIKQILSDQEQSDQSAQINSLRKSLSQALSQNAELRTRLNRIHSESVLTERVVSVNIISTPDETGEQMGIPLTQQASNESRLSMSESVSEFFDAQEVLLSASSSENEGSDDESYVSDVSDNISEDNASVTDNVSRQMANGDFAGSAFRNGRRSCLPAPCPDTSNINLWNILRNNIGKDLSKVSMPVELNEPLNTLQRMCEELEYSELLDKAAETEDPFERMVVVAAFAVSGYSSTYYRAGSKPFNPLLGESYECIREDKGFCFFSEQVSHHPPISACHCESKNFTFWQDVRWKNKFWGKSMEILPIGTVNLVIPRFGDQYEWNKVTTCVHNILSGQRWIEHYGEITIRNTKSSACLCKLTFVKGNYWSSNVNEVQGFVMDQEGKVIHRLFGKWHEGLYCGVPPSAKCIWRPGSMPTDYELYYGFTRFAIELNELCPVLKDVLPRTDARFRPDQRHLEEGNLVMATSGKQRIEDLQRVRRKWNDENNIKLEPRFFKKVFDAHHRERWVSNNTYWELRKNPGFINIESTMNLW; the protein is encoded by the exons GAGGCAGACAGCTGGGAAATCATTGAGGGGCTGAAAATCGGCCAGAGCAACGTCCAGAGGCCTGATAAACACGAGGGTTTCATGTTGAAGAAGCGGAAATGGCCCCTGAAAGGCTGGCACAAG CGTTTTTTTGTCCTGGACAATGGTATCCTGAAGTACTCCAAGTCCCCTCTTGAT ATCCAAAAAGGCAAACTTCATGGTAGCATCGACGTTGGCCTCTCGGTCATGTCCATCAAGAAGAGAGCCCGTCGCATCGACCTGGACACTGAGGAGCACATCTATCACCTGAAG GTCAAATCTCAAGACATCTTTGATGCCTGGGTGTCCAAGTTGCGTCATCACCGGCTTTACCGGCAGAACGAGATTGTGCGATCTCCCCGGGAGGCCACCATGCGAACGTTTCCTCCCCCAGCTGCCCAGGTGTCCCCCAAACCTGCCTCGAGTGTGGCGCGTGAAGCCCAG GTCAAGCCGAGCAGTTTGCCGTGGCGGCCGGTGGCCCCCAGCAGCATCAGCAACAGCAGCCTGCCCGCCTCCTACAGTAACGGCCAGAGCAAGGTGGTCGCGTGGCTGCAGGAATCTGAGGAGATGGACAAGTGCTCAGAGG AGCTTGCACGCTGTCAGTCCAATCTGACTGAGCTGAGTCGGCTATTGCAGAGTTTGGAGATTCTCCAAAGGACACAGTCAGCACCCAACTTCACAGAGATGCAG ACCAATTGTGTAGAATtgtcaaagaaagaaaagcgcTTGAACAGAAGATGGAGAACAAAAAGTGTCGGCAAAGACGCAAAATTCCAGCTTCAG GTCCCTCTGTCTGCCAGCATGTCCCCCGTCCGTCTCCACTCATCCAACCCCAACCTGTGTGCCGAGCTGGTGGACTTTCAACCCCCTGTCTCCCGCCTGACAGACGGTGTCGAGTGTGCCAGTGACTACATTAAACTTCAGGAGGAATTCTGCACAATTGCCCAGAACG TCCACTCCCTGCTGAAGTCGGCCTTCAACACAGTCGCCatagagaaagaaaagatcAAACAGATTCTGTCTGACCAGGAGCAGTCAGACCAATCAGCCCAGATCAACTCTCTCAGGAAGTCTCTGTCACAG gcCCTGTCCCAAAATGCAGAACTTCGAACCCGACTCAATCGCATTCACTCTGAATCTGTCCTGACTGAACGAGTTGTCAGTGTGAACATCATCTCCACGCCGGATGAG ACTGGAGAACAGATGGGGATCCCTCTGACTCAGCAGGCCTCTAATGAGAGCCGACTTTCCATGTCGGAGTCTGTCTCTGAGTTCTTTGATGCCCAGGAAGTGCTTCTGTCCGCCAGCTCGTCAGAGAATGAG GGCTCAGACGATGAGTCATATGTCAGCGATGTGAGCGATAACATTTCAGAGGACAACGCCAGTGTGACTGATAACGTCTCCAGACAAA TGGCCAACGGAGACTTTGCTGGCAGTGCCTTCCGGAACGGCCGGCGAAGCTGCCTGCCGGCGCCGTGTCCCGACACCAGCAACATTAACCTCTGGAACATCTTGAGGAACAACATCGGCAAGGACTTGTCCAAAGTGTCCATGCCCGTGGAGCTCAACGAGCCCCTCAACACCTTGCAGCGTATGTGTGAGGAGCTGGAGTACAGCGAGCTGCTGGACAAAGCCGCCGAGACCGAGGACCCCTTTGAGCGCATG GTTGTCGTCGCTGCTTTCGCCGTCTCCGGCTACTCATCCACTTACTACAGAGCAGGAAGTAAGCCATTCAACCCGCTACTCGGAGAGAGTTATGAATGTATTCGGGAAGACAAGGGCTTCTGTTTTTTCTCGGAACAg GTGAGCCACCATCCTCCCATCTCTGCCTGTCACTGTGAGTCGAAGAACTTCACCTTCTGGCAAG ATGTGAGATGGAAAAACAAGTTCTGGGGGAAGTCGATGGAGATATTACCAATCGGGACTGTGAATCTCGTGATTCCCAG GTTTGGAGATCAATATGAATGGAACAAAGTCACCACCTGTGTGCACAACATCCTCAGTGGACAGCGGTGGATCGAACACTACGGGGAAATCACCATCAGAAACACGAAGAGCAGCGCTTGCCTCTGCAAACTTACTTTCGTGAAG GGAAACTACTGGAGTTCTAATGTGAATGAGGTTCAAGGATTTGTGATGGATCAAGAAGGGAAAGTGATCCACAGGCTTTTTGGGAAATGGCACGAGGGCCTTTACTGTGGCGTCCCGCCCTCCGCCAAATGCATCTGGAGGCCAG GCTCGATGCCGACAGATTATGAGCTGTACTACGGCTTCACCAGGTTTGCCATTGAATTGAATGAACTTTGCCCCGTGTTGAAAGATGTTCTGCCCCGAACAGACGCCCGATTCAGGCCTGATCAAAG GCATCTGGAAGAGGGGAACTTAGTGATGGCAACCTCAGGCAAGCAGCGCATTGAGGACCTGCAGAGAGTCCGGAGGAAGTGGAACGATGAGAACAACATCAAACTGGAACCCCGCTTCTTCAA gaaagTGTTTGATGCCCATCACAGGGAGAGGTGGGTCTCCAACAACACGTACTGGGAGCTTCGCAAAAACCCCGGCTTCATCAATATTGAATCTACGATGAACCTGTGGTAG